One segment of Mycoplasmopsis glycophila DNA contains the following:
- a CDS encoding NAD(P)H-dependent glycerol-3-phosphate dehydrogenase produces MCKKTKFGFIGTGAWSSALANVLSHNDYQSMLYGIDQNEIQDIAKGFNTKYFSSREFFNHENIFVTNKLSELIKFSDVIVLGIPSQFVQSVLKELQNELKYKKIDLINLSKGFEPNSEKPFSEFIKKKFKRNLKNLATFIGPSFAVEVFNEQFTTINVVGENVEYINSLTKAFNNNFFNLVPEQNEVGAEIFAAIKNVLAIGMGIISIIYESINTNAALLTMGIQEISKIVKELNPNVNNSEVAMSFAGIGDVFLTCSSTKSRNYRFGQQIAEIGLEKTLEENSRTVEGIETAKTLAKILKKHDIDVPFLKNILSIISGQKNPLKILDFIKN; encoded by the coding sequence ATGTGTAAAAAAACAAAATTTGGCTTCATCGGGACAGGAGCATGAAGTAGCGCTCTTGCAAATGTTTTAAGTCACAATGATTATCAATCGATGCTTTATGGAATTGACCAAAACGAGATCCAAGACATTGCTAAAGGTTTTAATACCAAATACTTTAGTTCACGAGAATTTTTTAACCATGAAAATATTTTTGTTACAAACAAACTTTCTGAACTTATTAAATTTTCAGATGTTATTGTTTTAGGTATACCATCACAATTTGTTCAAAGTGTTCTCAAAGAATTGCAAAATGAGCTAAAATACAAAAAAATTGACCTAATTAATCTTTCAAAAGGGTTTGAGCCAAATTCAGAAAAACCTTTTTCTGAATTTATCAAGAAAAAGTTCAAACGTAACCTAAAGAATTTAGCAACATTTATCGGACCTTCTTTTGCTGTTGAAGTGTTTAATGAGCAATTTACAACAATTAACGTTGTTGGCGAAAACGTTGAATACATAAATTCACTCACCAAAGCATTTAATAACAACTTCTTCAATTTAGTACCAGAACAAAATGAAGTTGGTGCAGAAATCTTTGCAGCAATTAAAAATGTTCTTGCAATTGGTATGGGTATCATTTCAATTATTTATGAATCAATTAATACAAATGCCGCTTTATTAACAATGGGAATTCAAGAAATTTCCAAAATTGTTAAAGAACTAAATCCTAATGTTAATAATTCCGAAGTTGCTATGTCGTTTGCAGGAATTGGAGATGTTTTTTTAACTTGCTCATCAACTAAAAGTCGTAATTATCGTTTTGGTCAGCAAATTGCTGAAATTGGTCTTGAAAAAACACTTGAAGAAAATTCAAGGACAGTCGAAGGGATCGAAACAGCGAAAACGCTTGCTAAAATTTTGAAAAAACATGATATCGATGTTCCTTTTCTAAAAAATATTTTAAGTATAATTTCTGGACAAAAAAATCCTTTAAAAATTTTAGATTTTATCAAAAATTAA
- the tig gene encoding trigger factor: MIKHELNNDKKELLVSVEVPSAEIQPLLEAKIEAQLKKVKVPGYRPGKAPRDKALARVDYDAVNRALVDELFNLHRQEVLKYLEENKLTGAQLVYDFETKENGDVVLKYILLQTPDFSGVKLDQLKAKIGNFELTKEGFDEKYNEFLASLSLPVALKEEQELQNGDTVNINFKGFINDQPFDGGEAEGYDLVLGSKSFIPGFEEQLEGKKIGWEGSIKVTFPENYFSKEFQGKDAVFEIKINSATRKEAADLDDEKVKLFQIPNVENIAQLKEMFENRWKVEKLVEASNAYMEDVVSEIANDVKAQVHSSFLDQALEQLRNNFNSQLKQYKIKKTEYLSLIKSSEEELEAQFKEEALNNVAREFSRNWVLSEVLAKNEEVDSFVQDLKEANQYKALFGLLLTTKNLLEKTKSYKVADFSKAVDALKANIAQEQK; this comes from the coding sequence ATGATTAAACATGAATTAAATAATGATAAAAAAGAATTGTTAGTGTCAGTAGAAGTTCCATCAGCTGAAATTCAACCTCTTTTAGAAGCTAAAATCGAAGCTCAACTTAAAAAAGTTAAAGTTCCTGGATACCGTCCTGGTAAAGCTCCAAGAGACAAAGCGCTTGCTAGAGTTGATTATGACGCTGTAAATAGAGCACTTGTTGATGAATTATTTAACCTTCACAGACAAGAAGTTCTTAAATATTTAGAAGAAAATAAACTTACAGGAGCTCAATTAGTTTACGATTTTGAAACCAAAGAAAATGGCGATGTAGTTTTAAAATACATTTTATTACAAACACCTGACTTTTCAGGAGTTAAATTAGATCAATTAAAAGCTAAAATTGGTAACTTTGAATTAACAAAAGAAGGGTTCGATGAAAAATATAACGAATTTCTTGCTTCACTTTCATTACCAGTTGCTTTAAAAGAAGAACAAGAACTTCAAAATGGTGATACAGTTAACATTAACTTCAAAGGATTTATTAATGATCAACCATTTGACGGCGGAGAAGCTGAAGGATATGATTTAGTTTTAGGATCGAAAAGCTTTATTCCTGGATTCGAAGAACAACTTGAAGGTAAAAAAATTGGATGAGAAGGTTCAATTAAAGTTACATTCCCAGAAAACTACTTCTCTAAAGAATTTCAAGGAAAAGATGCTGTATTTGAAATTAAAATTAATTCAGCCACAAGAAAAGAGGCAGCTGATTTAGATGATGAAAAAGTTAAGTTATTCCAAATTCCAAACGTTGAAAATATCGCACAACTTAAAGAAATGTTTGAAAATAGATGAAAAGTTGAAAAACTTGTTGAAGCTTCAAACGCTTACATGGAAGATGTTGTTTCTGAAATTGCAAACGATGTTAAAGCTCAAGTACACAGTTCGTTTTTAGATCAAGCACTTGAACAACTTAGAAATAACTTTAATAGTCAATTAAAACAATACAAAATTAAAAAAACTGAATACTTATCATTAATTAAATCTTCTGAGGAAGAATTAGAAGCACAATTTAAAGAAGAAGCTTTAAACAATGTTGCTAGAGAATTTTCAAGAAATTGAGTTCTTTCAGAAGTTTTAGCTAAAAACGAAGAAGTGGATTCATTTGTACAAGATTTAAAAGAAGCAAACCAATACAAAGCTCTTTTTGGACTTCTTTTAACAACTAAAAACCTTTTAGAAAAAACAAAATCATATAAAGTTGCAGACTTTTCAAAAGCTGTAGATGCTTTAAAAGCAAACATTGCACAAGAACAAAAATAG